A genome region from Geodermatophilus bullaregiensis includes the following:
- a CDS encoding transcriptional regulator, producing MAGRGHGRARRWALVVALLAVLLSLPAVVGALPAEDAGTTAPDLRDAVLASAGVAFSGYAVSAGGLALPVSDQLPAVADLLSDRTTLRVWWRGPEEHRVDVVTAAGETGVHVDPAGTWTWEYESATARRSDPAPLALPAPPDLVPAALGRRLLSEAADDELSRIGARRVAGRDALGLRLVPAAPAASVARVDVWADAGTGLPLAVEVVADGASVPALDTRFLDLDLTTPAAGVVAFAPPPGARVRPGEDTDGLLREADRRLAEVALPDVLAGLARRPLAGAPGAVGVYGSGVTLLAVAPVPGRFAAGLRQALAAAPDAVRDERGTRVAAGPLGLMLVEPPGRGAYVLTGTVTLDALADAAGALTGAPS from the coding sequence ATGGCCGGACGGGGGCACGGGCGCGCCCGCCGCTGGGCGCTCGTCGTCGCGCTGCTGGCCGTGCTGCTGTCGCTGCCCGCGGTCGTCGGCGCGCTGCCGGCCGAGGACGCCGGCACGACCGCGCCCGACCTCCGCGACGCCGTCCTCGCCAGCGCCGGTGTCGCCTTCTCCGGCTACGCGGTCTCGGCCGGCGGGCTGGCCCTGCCGGTGAGCGACCAGCTGCCCGCCGTCGCCGACCTGCTCAGCGACCGCACGACCCTGCGGGTGTGGTGGCGCGGGCCCGAGGAGCACCGGGTCGACGTCGTCACCGCGGCGGGGGAGACCGGGGTGCACGTCGACCCCGCCGGCACGTGGACCTGGGAGTACGAGTCGGCGACCGCCCGGCGCAGCGACCCGGCGCCGCTCGCGCTGCCCGCGCCGCCGGACCTCGTCCCCGCCGCGCTGGGCCGGCGGCTGCTGTCGGAGGCCGCCGACGACGAGCTCTCCCGCATCGGCGCCCGCCGGGTGGCCGGCCGCGACGCCCTCGGCCTGCGGCTGGTGCCCGCCGCGCCCGCGGCCTCGGTGGCCCGCGTCGACGTCTGGGCCGACGCCGGGACGGGCCTGCCGCTGGCCGTCGAGGTGGTGGCCGACGGCGCGTCGGTCCCGGCCCTCGACACCCGCTTCCTCGACCTGGACCTGACCACCCCGGCGGCCGGCGTCGTCGCGTTCGCCCCGCCGCCCGGCGCCCGCGTGCGGCCCGGCGAGGACACCGACGGGCTGCTGCGGGAGGCCGACCGGCGGCTGGCGGAGGTCGCGCTGCCCGACGTGCTGGCCGGTCTCGCCCGCCGCCCGCTGGCCGGGGCGCCGGGGGCGGTCGGCGTCTACGGCAGCGGGGTGACGCTGCTGGCGGTGGCGCCGGTGCCGGGCCGGTTCGCCGCCGGGCTCCGGCAGGCGCTGGCCGCCGCGCCGGACGCCGTCCGCGACGAGCGCGGCACCCGCGTGGCCGCCGGCCCGCTCGGGCTGATGCTGGTGGAGCCGCCCGGCCGCGGCGCCTACGTCCTCACCGGCACGGTCACCCTCGACGCGCTCGCCGACGCCGCGGGCGCCCTGACCGGGGCGCCGTCGTGA
- a CDS encoding ABC transporter permease, with translation MIGVELRKMFRRPRTWTTIAVLNALPVLVAVLLQLTDLAPRPGEGPPFLSAVLTNGQLFPLAALAIVLPLFLPIAVAVVSGDAVAGEAQAGTLRYLLARPAGRTRLLVAKLVAVLAFVVVTVVVVAAVGYVVGTTLFDAQPVAGGTSVSGTSLTAEELAGRTLLAIGYVAVSMLGVAAFGLFFSTLTDSPLAAALGALAVLVTSSLLFTLDAASPIAPYLPTRYWLAFVDLFRDPVLWRDVVRGLALQGVYVGVLLTAAWANFTTKDITS, from the coding sequence GTGATCGGCGTCGAGCTGCGCAAGATGTTCCGCCGGCCGCGCACCTGGACGACGATCGCCGTCCTCAACGCGCTGCCGGTGCTGGTCGCCGTGCTGCTGCAGCTCACCGACCTCGCGCCGCGGCCGGGGGAGGGGCCGCCGTTCCTGTCGGCGGTGCTCACCAACGGACAGCTGTTCCCGCTGGCGGCGCTGGCGATCGTGCTGCCGCTGTTCCTGCCGATCGCCGTCGCGGTGGTCAGCGGGGACGCCGTCGCCGGGGAGGCCCAGGCCGGCACGCTGCGCTACCTGCTCGCCCGCCCGGCCGGGCGCACCCGGCTGCTGGTGGCCAAGCTGGTCGCGGTGCTGGCCTTCGTCGTCGTCACGGTCGTGGTGGTGGCCGCGGTCGGCTACGTCGTCGGCACGACCCTGTTCGACGCCCAGCCGGTGGCCGGCGGGACGTCGGTGTCGGGGACCTCCCTCACCGCGGAGGAGCTGGCCGGCCGGACGCTGCTGGCCATCGGCTACGTCGCGGTGTCCATGCTCGGCGTCGCCGCGTTCGGGCTGTTCTTCTCCACGCTCACCGACTCGCCGCTGGCCGCCGCCCTCGGTGCGCTGGCGGTGCTGGTGACCTCGTCGCTGCTGTTCACCCTGGACGCCGCCTCGCCGATCGCGCCGTACCTGCCCACGCGGTACTGGCTGGCCTTCGTCGACCTGTTCCGCGACCCGGTCCTGTGGCGCGACGTCGTCCGCGGGCTGGCCCTGCAGGGCGTCTACGTGGGCGTGCTGCTCACCGCGGCGTGGGCGAACTTCACCACCAAGGACATCACCAGCTAG
- a CDS encoding ABC transporter ATP-binding protein, whose product MTSVVLTRGLVKQYGRVRAVDGIDLDVRTGDVYGFLGANGSGKTTTVRVLLGLVLPTRGEVELLGGRMPRAGRRVLPRVGALIEGPAHHRHLSGAANLSLLDAAGPGGSRRTRRERIAEVLDQVGLGGVGRRPVGAYSLGMRQRLGLAGALLRRPELLVLDEPTNGLDPQGISEIRELLLELNRGGTTVFLSSHLLAEVEQLCTRVGVLDRGRLVLQDDVARLTAPTGATLVDTPAPERVRALLDGRVLAADGGRLVVRGADPAEVNALLVGAGVPVTGLALQRPTLEEVVLAAAGTSADRVDRS is encoded by the coding sequence GTGACGTCGGTCGTCCTCACCCGCGGCCTGGTCAAGCAGTACGGCCGGGTGCGCGCCGTCGACGGCATCGACCTCGACGTCCGCACCGGTGACGTCTACGGCTTCCTCGGCGCCAACGGCTCGGGCAAGACGACGACGGTGCGCGTGCTGCTGGGCCTGGTGCTGCCCACCCGCGGCGAGGTGGAGCTGCTCGGCGGGCGGATGCCGCGCGCCGGTCGGCGGGTGCTGCCGCGGGTCGGCGCGCTCATCGAGGGCCCGGCGCACCACCGGCACCTGTCCGGCGCGGCGAACCTCTCGCTGCTCGACGCCGCGGGTCCCGGCGGGTCGCGCCGCACCCGGCGGGAGCGGATCGCCGAGGTGCTCGACCAGGTGGGCCTCGGCGGGGTGGGCCGCCGCCCGGTCGGCGCCTACTCGCTCGGCATGCGCCAGCGGCTGGGCCTGGCCGGCGCGCTGCTGCGCCGGCCGGAGCTGCTGGTCCTCGACGAGCCGACCAACGGGCTGGACCCGCAGGGCATCTCCGAGATCCGCGAGCTGCTGCTCGAGCTCAACCGCGGCGGGACGACGGTGTTCCTCTCCAGCCACCTGCTGGCCGAGGTCGAGCAGCTGTGCACCCGCGTGGGCGTGCTCGACCGCGGCCGGCTCGTGCTGCAGGACGACGTGGCCCGGCTCACCGCCCCGACCGGCGCCACCCTCGTCGACACCCCGGCGCCCGAGCGGGTGCGCGCGCTCCTCGACGGGCGGGTGCTCGCCGCCGACGGCGGCCGCCTGGTGGTCCGCGGGGCCGACCCGGCGGAGGTCAACGCGCTGCTGGTGGGCGCCGGGGTGCCGGTGACCGGGCTGGCGCTGCAGCGGCCGACCCTGGAGGAGGTGGTGCTGGCCGCCGCCGGCACCAGCGCGGACCGGGTGGACCGGTCGTGA
- a CDS encoding lipase family alpha/beta hydrolase: MLAGLAPARRRLVLVLLALVVAAAVAGTALLLSARADAPAPAAPVSQEEPGPVLLVPGYGGSTRSLASLADRLTAEGRDATVVAVPGGGTGDLAASADALDAAVEAALQRTGAGSVDVVGYSAGGVVARLWAADGGAAVARRVLTLGAPHHGTTLADLAGDVAPGQCPEACRQLATDSPLLDDLNAGDETPAGPTWVSVWTAQDQTVTPPDSARLDGAVNVQVQSVCAAARVDHGRLPGDPLVQAIVLAELAPGDPLELGPADCARLGG, from the coding sequence TCGCCCTGGTCGTCGCCGCCGCCGTCGCCGGGACGGCGCTGCTGCTGTCCGCCCGCGCGGACGCCCCGGCACCGGCCGCCCCGGTGTCGCAGGAAGAGCCCGGACCGGTCCTGCTGGTGCCCGGTTACGGCGGCTCGACCCGCTCGCTGGCGTCGCTGGCCGACCGGCTGACCGCCGAGGGCCGCGACGCCACCGTGGTCGCCGTCCCCGGCGGCGGCACCGGTGACCTCGCCGCCTCCGCCGACGCCCTGGACGCCGCCGTCGAGGCCGCCCTGCAGCGCACGGGCGCCGGCAGCGTCGACGTCGTCGGCTACTCGGCGGGGGGTGTGGTCGCCCGGCTGTGGGCCGCCGACGGGGGGGCCGCCGTCGCCCGGCGGGTGCTCACCCTCGGCGCTCCGCACCACGGCACCACGCTGGCCGACCTGGCCGGCGACGTCGCACCCGGCCAGTGCCCGGAGGCGTGCCGGCAGCTGGCCACCGACAGCCCGCTGCTCGACGACCTCAACGCCGGCGACGAGACGCCGGCCGGGCCGACGTGGGTGTCGGTGTGGACGGCGCAGGACCAGACGGTGACCCCGCCGGACTCTGCCCGCCTCGACGGCGCGGTCAACGTGCAGGTGCAGTCGGTGTGCGCCGCCGCGCGGGTCGACCACGGCCGGCTGCCCGGCGACCCGCTGGTCCAGGCGATCGTGCTGGCCGAGCTGGCACCCGGCGACCCCCTGGAGCTCGGCCCCGCCGACTGCGCCCGCCTCGGCGGCTGA